From one Staphylococcus kloosii genomic stretch:
- the dltA gene encoding D-alanine--poly(phosphoribitol) ligase subunit DltA, translating into MDIITTVKQHASFHPDQAAIKYNDDILTYKELEQFSNTLAKHIEDANKPLLLYGHMSPFMIVGMLASMKVGCGYVPVDTSLPEDRVASIINKIEPQFIFNTTSETLTLTIGEEIFIESLRQLTTVEHYEAQIASDDIAYTIFTSGSTGEPKGVQIKYSSLNEFADWVVELNQAGEHQQWLNQAPFSFDLSVMAIYPCLLSVGTLNLVSKNMINKPKLLNELLENNDINVWVSTPSFLEMCLLLPHFDEQKYAQLKQFYFCGEILAHKTATILNNKFPHATIYNTYGPTEATVAITSIQITKDIIDRYNPLPVGVPKNGTALDVTEEGELIITGNCVSAGYYKDEDRSKKVFKDNDHSRSYYTGDKAVQKDGLWFIQGRIDYQIKLNGYRIELEEIEFQLRHIDKIREAIVVPVYNKDKVSKIIGVITLTQDTPQNIDINVLSHEIKEQLKQYVPVYMIPSKFKVIDQMPMTVNGKVDRKQIAEVTTT; encoded by the coding sequence ATGGACATCATAACAACAGTTAAACAACACGCATCATTTCACCCTGATCAAGCAGCAATCAAATATAATGACGACATTTTAACTTATAAAGAACTAGAGCAATTCTCTAACACATTAGCAAAGCATATAGAAGATGCTAACAAACCGCTGTTATTATATGGACATATGTCGCCGTTCATGATTGTAGGTATGTTAGCAAGTATGAAAGTAGGTTGTGGCTACGTACCAGTGGACACGTCGTTGCCTGAAGATAGGGTAGCATCGATTATTAATAAAATAGAACCACAATTTATTTTTAATACGACTTCAGAAACACTCACATTAACAATTGGCGAAGAAATTTTCATAGAATCTTTACGTCAACTGACTACTGTTGAACATTATGAAGCGCAAATTGCAAGCGATGATATTGCTTACACGATCTTTACTAGTGGTTCAACTGGTGAACCTAAAGGCGTACAAATTAAATACAGTAGTTTAAATGAATTTGCTGACTGGGTAGTTGAGTTAAATCAAGCAGGTGAACACCAACAATGGTTAAATCAAGCGCCATTTTCTTTCGATTTATCTGTTATGGCTATTTATCCATGTTTATTATCTGTAGGCACACTTAACCTAGTTAGTAAAAATATGATTAACAAACCTAAATTGTTAAATGAGTTACTTGAAAATAATGATATTAACGTATGGGTTTCAACGCCGTCATTTTTAGAAATGTGTTTATTATTGCCACATTTTGATGAACAAAAATATGCACAACTGAAACAATTTTATTTCTGTGGAGAAATATTAGCGCATAAAACGGCAACAATATTGAATAATAAATTCCCACATGCAACAATTTATAATACTTATGGTCCAACTGAAGCAACTGTTGCGATTACTAGTATTCAGATCACTAAAGATATCATCGATAGATATAATCCACTTCCAGTAGGAGTTCCGAAAAATGGCACAGCTTTAGATGTAACAGAAGAAGGTGAATTAATCATTACGGGTAACTGTGTAAGTGCTGGTTATTATAAAGATGAAGATAGAAGTAAAAAAGTGTTTAAAGATAATGATCACAGTAGAAGTTACTATACAGGTGATAAAGCAGTTCAAAAAGATGGCCTATGGTTTATCCAAGGACGTATCGATTATCAAATTAAATTGAACGGCTATCGCATCGAATTAGAAGAAATTGAATTTCAATTAAGACATATTGATAAAATACGAGAAGCTATTGTAGTGCCGGTATATAACAAAGACAAAGTATCAAAAATTATTGGTGTTATTACGTTAACGCAAGATACACCTCAAAATATTGATATTAATGTGTTATCTCATGAAATTAAAGAACAATTGAAACAATATGTACCGGTATATATGATTCCAAGCAAATTCAAAGTCATTGATCAAATGCCAATGACAGTGAACGGTAAAGTAGATAGAAAGCAAATTGCTGAGGTTACAACAACATGA
- a CDS encoding DUF86 domain-containing protein, translating to MYFVNKEQLNTKINYIQQLTEDYENNKGNTYAFERIAQMLIESSVDIGNMIIDGFILRDPGNYKDVIDILALEKVISAETQEQINQTIDVRKQFVHFYDQLEDNNLMPLFDQAIPYYQQFIAEVINFLKSENVPVTAFGDKGE from the coding sequence ATGTACTTTGTAAATAAAGAACAGTTAAATACTAAAATAAATTATATCCAGCAATTAACCGAGGATTATGAGAATAATAAGGGCAATACATATGCATTTGAACGTATTGCTCAAATGCTAATTGAATCATCTGTAGATATTGGCAACATGATTATTGATGGATTTATTTTAAGAGATCCAGGAAACTATAAAGATGTTATTGATATTTTAGCTTTGGAAAAAGTTATTTCAGCTGAAACACAAGAACAAATTAATCAAACAATTGATGTAAGAAAACAATTTGTTCATTTTTATGATCAACTTGAAGATAATAATTTAATGCCATTGTTTGATCAAGCCATTCCTTATTATCAACAGTTTATCGCAGAAGTAATAAACTTTTTAAAAAGTGAAAACGTACCAGTGACAGCATTTGGAGATAAAGGAGAATAA
- a CDS encoding DUF3055 domain-containing protein: MIDMYLYDDDETAQVQFVGFVGEESRYDLMLVQTDRHFGKTIVLNMQTNKFGIIGTDDLEEEGYIAYILGVNEAEGNELHAFLSEKIQ, translated from the coding sequence ATGATAGACATGTATTTATATGATGATGATGAGACTGCACAGGTGCAATTTGTTGGATTTGTGGGCGAGGAAAGTCGGTATGATTTAATGCTAGTGCAAACCGATCGTCATTTTGGTAAAACCATAGTTTTAAATATGCAAACGAATAAATTTGGCATTATAGGAACAGATGACCTAGAAGAAGAAGGATATATTGCATACATACTAGGTGTTAATGAAGCAGAAGGTAATGAATTACATGCCTTTTTATCAGAAAAAATTCAGTAA
- the lipA gene encoding lipoyl synthase yields the protein MATKNEEILRKPDWLKIKLNTNENYTGLKKMMREKNLHTVCEEAKCPNIHECWGERRTATFMILGAVCTRACRFCAVKTGLPNELDLGEPERVAESVELMNLKHVVITAVARDDLRDAGSNVYAETVRKVRARNPYTTIEILPSDMGGDYEALETLMASKPDILNHNIETVRRLTPRVRARATYDRTLEFLRRSKELQPEIPTKSSFMVGLGETYEEIYETMDDLRANDVDILTIGQYLQPSRKHLKVEKYYTPLEFGKLRKIAMDKGFKHCQAGPLVRSSYHADEQVNEAAKEKQRLGEAQLNAEQ from the coding sequence ATGGCTACTAAAAATGAAGAAATATTACGTAAACCAGATTGGTTAAAAATAAAGCTTAACACGAATGAAAATTACACTGGCCTCAAGAAAATGATGCGTGAAAAGAACTTACACACAGTTTGTGAAGAAGCAAAGTGTCCAAATATACATGAGTGTTGGGGTGAACGTCGTACTGCAACATTTATGATTTTAGGTGCGGTTTGTACCCGTGCTTGTAGATTCTGTGCTGTTAAAACAGGATTACCAAACGAATTAGATTTAGGTGAACCAGAAAGAGTTGCTGAATCAGTAGAATTAATGAACTTAAAACACGTCGTTATCACAGCAGTAGCAAGAGATGATTTAAGAGATGCCGGTTCAAACGTATATGCTGAAACAGTACGTAAAGTACGTGCTCGTAACCCTTATACAACTATTGAAATATTACCTTCAGATATGGGTGGAGATTACGAAGCTTTAGAAACATTAATGGCTTCTAAACCAGATATTTTAAACCATAATATAGAAACAGTACGTCGCTTAACACCAAGAGTTCGTGCACGTGCTACTTATGATAGAACTTTAGAATTTTTAAGACGCTCAAAAGAATTACAACCAGAAATACCTACAAAATCTAGCTTTATGGTAGGTTTAGGCGAAACTTACGAAGAAATTTATGAAACAATGGATGATTTACGTGCCAATGACGTAGATATTTTAACAATTGGACAATATTTACAACCATCACGTAAACACTTGAAAGTTGAAAAATACTATACACCATTAGAATTTGGTAAATTACGTAAAATTGCTATGGATAAAGGCTTTAAACACTGTCAGGCTGGCCCACTTGTAAGAAGTTCATATCACGCAGATGAACAAGTAAACGAAGCGGCTAAAGAAAAACAACGTCTTGGTGAAGCCCAACTAAACGCAGAACAATAA
- a CDS encoding YutD family protein produces MIKINNQLFELIEEYRECFDEEKFVGRYSDILDKYDYVVGDYGYDQLRLKGFYKDSNKKAELSKRFSTIQEYLLEYCNFGCPYFIVQNVTAEVAKNNTNEELSVEETPEDKLKDVKIQPTIQNTEE; encoded by the coding sequence ATGATAAAAATAAACAATCAGTTGTTTGAACTAATAGAAGAATATAGAGAATGTTTTGATGAAGAAAAATTTGTTGGGCGCTATTCTGATATTTTAGACAAATACGACTATGTAGTAGGTGATTACGGCTACGATCAGCTTCGTTTAAAAGGTTTCTACAAAGATTCCAATAAAAAAGCTGAGTTAAGCAAACGTTTTTCAACAATTCAAGAATACTTACTAGAGTATTGTAACTTCGGGTGTCCATATTTTATCGTGCAAAATGTGACAGCTGAAGTAGCAAAAAATAATACGAATGAAGAACTATCTGTAGAAGAAACACCGGAAGATAAATTAAAAGACGTTAAAATCCAACCTACAATTCAAAATACTGAAGAATAA
- a CDS encoding TIGR01457 family HAD-type hydrolase, which yields MKQYSAYLLDLDGTMYKGDDIIDGAAEFIDYLSNHDIPYLFVTNNSSKEPVEVANRLNRLGIKATADDIITSALATADYIANEQQDAKVYMVGGNGLKTALSNKGLQLKDDEFVDYVVIGLDEAITYEKLGIATLGVRNGAKFISTNKDVSIPKERGFMPGNGALTSVVSVSTGQEPVFIGKPEPVIMNMALSVLNLPKDEVAMVGDLYDTDILSGINVNVDTIHVQTGVTSLEEIQQKEQPPTYSFKDLNEVIAELEG from the coding sequence ATGAAGCAGTATAGCGCGTATTTATTAGATTTGGATGGCACGATGTATAAAGGTGATGACATTATAGACGGTGCGGCCGAATTTATAGATTACTTAAGTAACCACGATATTCCTTATTTATTCGTAACTAATAATTCATCAAAAGAACCTGTAGAAGTTGCTAATAGACTTAATAGATTAGGCATTAAAGCTACAGCTGATGATATTATTACTTCAGCATTAGCTACGGCTGACTACATAGCGAACGAACAACAAGATGCAAAAGTTTATATGGTTGGTGGCAATGGTTTAAAAACTGCACTAAGCAATAAAGGTTTACAGCTTAAAGATGATGAATTTGTGGATTATGTAGTCATAGGGCTTGATGAAGCTATCACTTATGAAAAATTAGGCATTGCGACATTAGGGGTACGCAATGGAGCCAAATTTATATCAACAAATAAAGATGTTTCTATACCGAAAGAAAGAGGCTTTATGCCTGGAAACGGTGCTTTAACAAGTGTAGTATCAGTTTCAACAGGACAAGAACCAGTATTTATTGGCAAACCAGAACCAGTAATCATGAATATGGCTTTGTCTGTGCTAAATCTTCCTAAAGATGAAGTGGCAATGGTAGGCGATTTATATGATACTGATATTTTATCAGGTATTAACGTAAATGTTGATACGATTCATGTACAAACAGGGGTAACATCATTAGAAGAAATTCAACAAAAAGAACAACCACCAACGTACTCATTTAAGGATTTAAACGAAGTTATAGCCGAATTAGAAGGGTAG
- a CDS encoding teichoic acid D-Ala incorporation-associated protein DltX produces the protein MSKIKLKFMQYSAVKTAGLTVLYFIILIALYLIYGSGDTHNNFIYNEF, from the coding sequence ATGTCAAAAATTAAACTTAAATTTATGCAATATAGTGCTGTGAAGACAGCAGGACTAACTGTATTGTATTTTATAATATTAATCGCTCTATATTTGATATATGGGTCAGGCGATACCCACAACAACTTTATTTATAATGAATTTTAA
- a CDS encoding 2-hydroxyacid dehydrogenase: protein MGKIIVTRKVPDKFIEQLEAIDTVELWDDAYTPMPRDKFLKALSEATACFITLSEQIDEEALNAAPNLKIIANMAVGFDNIDVQLAHDHNIVVTNTPDVLTETTAELGVSLTLSVARRIVEAERYVQEGKWQSWSPYLLAGKDLYRAKVGIFGMGDIGKAVARRLKGFEANIMYHNRSRHSDAEEELGALYVSFDTLLKNSDFIICTAPLTEETKDKFDKQAFEKMKKEAIFINIGRGAVVDEEALIHALNEGQIWACGLDVLREEPINMANPLLKMKNAVIVPHIGSASIVTRDRMIQLCVDNIKLVLAGHEPLTPVRG, encoded by the coding sequence ATGGGTAAAATTATTGTTACAAGAAAAGTACCAGATAAATTTATTGAGCAATTAGAAGCGATTGATACAGTTGAACTTTGGGATGATGCATATACGCCAATGCCAAGGGATAAATTTTTAAAAGCTTTGTCAGAAGCTACGGCATGTTTTATAACTTTATCAGAGCAAATTGATGAAGAAGCTTTAAACGCTGCACCAAATTTGAAGATTATAGCAAATATGGCGGTGGGCTTTGATAACATAGATGTACAACTAGCTCACGACCATAATATTGTTGTGACGAATACGCCGGATGTCTTAACTGAGACGACAGCAGAATTAGGTGTCTCATTAACGTTAAGTGTGGCACGTCGAATAGTTGAAGCAGAACGTTACGTACAAGAGGGTAAATGGCAAAGTTGGAGCCCATACTTATTAGCAGGCAAAGATTTATATAGAGCCAAAGTTGGTATTTTTGGTATGGGTGATATCGGTAAAGCAGTAGCGCGTAGGCTAAAAGGTTTTGAAGCTAATATAATGTATCACAATCGTTCTAGACATAGTGATGCTGAAGAAGAATTAGGTGCGCTATACGTATCGTTTGATACTTTACTTAAAAACAGTGACTTTATTATATGTACAGCACCTCTTACTGAAGAAACAAAAGATAAATTTGATAAACAAGCATTTGAAAAAATGAAAAAAGAAGCCATATTTATTAATATTGGTAGAGGTGCAGTCGTTGACGAAGAGGCACTTATTCATGCACTAAATGAAGGTCAAATATGGGCGTGTGGACTTGATGTATTAAGGGAAGAGCCCATTAATATGGCCAACCCGTTATTAAAAATGAAAAATGCTGTCATTGTACCGCATATCGGTAGTGCATCTATTGTAACTAGAGATCGTATGATTCAGTTATGTGTAGATAATATTAAATTAGTATTAGCCGGACATGAGCCTTTAACGCCAGTTAGGGGATAA